A section of the Babylonia areolata isolate BAREFJ2019XMU chromosome 1, ASM4173473v1, whole genome shotgun sequence genome encodes:
- the LOC143282794 gene encoding uncharacterized protein LOC143282794 translates to MNQVFLRTDKGEYQPGETICGAVYLNIHTPTEAHGVQLSFSGRESVCCVQDTDGHNINLQASYDYVNYCNADLFTQKEPFSLGRYRFPFRLQIPYVTPGTFRASGSDPANTWSGSVMYRLHASILGAEAMLVEQEVVIRAVSTEALRENHMTRAHSLEVSSGSFFSRKVHITVKLHSNYIKSGDCARLKMVLTNQLNSRNCTFSIKLVRMLTLTIPHKPRSCVDGMGDHGEEASAGHTAQPFTKHVEGGPFVVRKVTGDLSHYSSVTFARGGALDNIMIPLKSMDGKCVMPSVHGKYIQCDYSLELSLQLGENNVQTVSCPILGVLPVDNDQWSSWTTLQWMHSADVKLSKSPGPITPPEQLLESEAFGCLPGFQNV, encoded by the exons TGCGGTGTATCTGAATATCCACACACCGACAGAGGCCCATGGTGTTCAGCTGTCTTTCAGTGGACGAGAATCAG TGTGCTGTGTACAAGATACTGATGGACACAACATCAACTTGCAAGCTTCCTATGATTATGTTAACTATTGCAATGCAGATCTCTTCACACAGAAAG aaCCATTCTCTCTTGGCAGATACCGTTTCCCATTTAGACTACAAATACCTTATGTTACACCAG GCACTTTCCGTGCCAGTGGGAGTGATCCAGCAAACACATGGTCAGGTTCTGTGATGTACAGGCTGCATGCCAGCATCTTAGGGGCTGAGGCAATGCTG GTTGAACAAGAGGTTGTGATCAGGGCAGTGTCGACAGAAGCTCTGAGGGAAAACCACATGACACGGGCACATAGCCTTGAGGTTTCCTCTGGAAGCTTCTTCAGCAGGAAAGTCCATATCACTGTGAA GCTCCATTCCAACTACATAAAATCAGGAGACTGTGCACGGCTAAAAATGGTGCTTACGAATCAGCTAAATTCTCGCAACTGTACTTTCAGCATAAAG CTGGTCAGAATGTTGACACTGACCATTCCCCACAAACCCAGATCCTGTGTAGATGGAATGGGGGATCATGGAGAGGAAGCTTCGGCTGGTCATACTGCCCAGCCATTTACAAAACATGTGGAAGGGGGCCCCTTTGTTGTGCGAAAGGTCACTGGGGACTTGTCCCATTACAGTTCTGTCACTTTTGCAAG GGGCGGTGCCTTGGACAACATTATGATACCTTTGAAGTCAATGGACGGGAAGTGTGTGATGCCCAGTGTGCATGGGAAATACATTCAG TGTGACTACAGCTTAGAATTGAGTCTGCAATTGGGAGAGAATAATGTCCAGACTGTATCCTGTCCAATCCTGGGTGTTTTACCTGTTGACAATGACCAG TGGTCATCCTGGACGACACTGCAGTGGATGCACAGTGCTGATGTAAAACTCAGTAAAAGTCCTGGACCAATTACACCTCCAGAACAGCTTTTGG AGAGTGAAGCATTTGGCTGTTTACCTGGGTTTCAAAATGTTTGA
- the LOC143282798 gene encoding uncharacterized protein LOC143282798, with product MPRGGGRGKRSHKGQRRQFTQPEDLKAAAEKEERERQWRRQRGIDSDEEEKGEENKEKTEEGASAPASTTADKSSSEEEEESSDEDNPRAKGVEHLIAIENPNRAGGKRNKKVSELGDAPTTTNLSRREREELEKQEARRRYQQMHVAGKTEEAQADLARLAIIRKQREEAARKKEEERKAREASKDAAAKTKGKS from the exons GAGGAGGGCGTGGAAAACGTAGTCACAAAGGCCAGAGGCGGCAGTTCACGCAACCTGAAGATCTCAAAGCTGCTGCTGAGAAGGAAGAACGAGAGCGACAATGGAGG AGGCAACGAGGCATTGATAGTGACgaagaggaaaaaggagaagaaaacaaagagaaaactgagGAAGGGGCATCTGCTCCCGCTTCCACTACTGCTGACAagtcatcatcagaagaagaagaggaaagcagTGATGAG gATAATCCAAGAGCAAAGGGGGTAGAACATCTGATTGCCATTGAGAACCCAAACAGAGCAGGTGGCAAACGGAACAAGAAAGTTTCAGAGCTTGGAGATGCTCCTACAACAACTAATCTATCTCGTCGAGAAAG agaaGAATTAGAAAAACAAGAGGCTCGCCGGCGATACCAACAGATGCATGTTGCTGGCAAAACAGAAGAAGCACAAGCTGACCTGGCTCGTCTAGCAATCATCAGGAAACAGCGTGAAGAAGCTGCacgcaaaaaagaagaagaacggaaAG CCAGAGAAGCAAGCAAGGATGCAGCTGCTAAAACCAAGGGAAAATCCTGA